Part of the Anticarsia gemmatalis isolate Benzon Research Colony breed Stoneville strain chromosome 14, ilAntGemm2 primary, whole genome shotgun sequence genome, atttacaataattataagtatattaatacTCCACCGAATTTATTTCATAGCGTTTCATTTAACTATCATTGTCTTTGCTGTTATTTACGGCAGAACGGGTCACTAGCATAAGTTTATATGTACAAGGCGCGGAGGCACAGTCTATtcattgtataaaattatcacttgctcaTGGCACATGGCAGGCGGCTCCGGGGCGCGCCACTAGTCGCCGGGATGCTCCGGGCACGATCTGTTCACTTCGAACCATTGGTCTATACATCTGAAACATACATTATATGTATTAGTATACACGTTATAAAATAGAAGGTAACACAATAGTACGAGATAGGTTTCTGTGCGATGGATTTGgatatttaaaagtttcaagAATAGAAAaagctaattaattattcatgtaatattataatgtaacgggtcctaaccgcaattgaaaattaaaggtctatcttatttgttcacccgacgtttcgatcgattTACATTGTCCGTGGCCACGGTTATTCGATCGAAAATATCGATTATCGATtcgatatttaatttacaattgcgtttaagacccgttgcgttataatattatatgaataattaattagtttttgcattataatattaattattcatagttCACTTAAATTGCGTTTAGAATTGATGAGAACAAATAAATGACCATTTTTATATTGGTTTTTGAACCCAATCAAACCACTGTAATTACTTCGCCTCTTATTAAAAATCAGATGTTATTCATCTAAAACTTCACAAACCAAACACATTTGTTTCCATTCGCCACCACTAGATGGCATTATTACCCCAATCACTCGACTATAAATGCACAGTATAATTAGTGCACAGTACAATAATGTGCATATCGATCTACCAGTATAAAGGGTTAGGTCAGCCCTCAAGATGAGTATCAAAGCCGACCTACATCGGCTTTAGGGCGGCTTATCGGCGTCGTCTAGTGCTCTAGGTACCTTTTGAGACCTAGTGCTTGAGTGTTGCTAGGGGCGTTTTGTGGGTGAAAGAAAGGGTTCTAAGTTTGTTGGTAGTGATGGAGCGAAAGTGGATTTTGCTTTTAAAGGCTAGTGGAGTCTTGTTAAGTAGGTTAAGGGGTTTTTTAACTAGGTGTTAAAGAACTAGGTTCATCAAATATGAACTGACAAATTTTCATGGCATATGGTATTGagattacaaatattatttgtatacacttaaattttaaaccacattatatttaacaatgtaattcgttttacaaacatacaaatctcaTATCTCTACCAGCCACAACAAGGCAAAGCAATTTCCCAAAATCACATATTTTACTccatgtggaaatcgaacccaggaAAACAGCCGTTGTGGCTCAATAGATACTACACCATTAACGTTCAAATTACGCATAAATACATTATTCCCATATAGGTAAGCagaaaaatacataacaaaacTGAAAATGTTATCAACTCATTCAATATGGATgatttcataacaatatatgaATAGATAAGGTGTATAAATAACagatataaatcaattataatCTATTAGTACGTGCGTTATCAGTGATCTGATAAGGGTATCGTTATCGATCGATTGTCGCATCATCTCTTATCTGTTATCACTAGTAATTGCTATTGCAAGGATGTTTAGATACGCTTCCTCGTATAGATAAGGGTTTTGTCATGTTTTGTGaggaaaacataataatatgagaattTATATAACATGATTGGAGGAAAGCAGTATTTTGTTAATAGTTGTGAATGAAATTCTTTAGTGCAGGGTTTCCTAACCTTCTTGTGCGCCACTTTATAATGATTAGCGGACCACACcaaataatactataaataataccCTACAACTGAGACAGGTCTGCGGACACCTGGGGGTCCGCGGACCCCAAGTTTAGAAATCCTGCTTTAGTGCTCAGTATTATAACaacacaaaacacatttttattgctatatagTACCCTCACACAGTCCCTCTACTTGGCGAGGGTCTCCTCTCGAATTGAGAGAGGAGTTGGGCCCTTAGCCCACCACACTAGACAAGTGCGGGGTGGGGAACTTCGAACATATCTTTGCAATAAATGCGTTACACAAAGGCATGcaatacaaataatttcattttgttatctTCTTCTATGTCTCTATGACTGACGTAGTTTTGATGACACGAAATATTTCTTAAGCTCACTGTTTGTAATACTATTGCCTTATGTGTGTCAGgcaataatattacatactCCAAAACGAGAAAAAACCTACACATAAATCTCTTCTCACTTCTCTAAGGCTTCCATCGCAAAGTTAATAATTTGataggtatttaaatattgatataatcaAAGTGGTGTCATGGTGATGTGCTTACCCCTTGTGGTAGATGCAAAGGCAGGGCAGGCGGGCGATGGTGTCGCCGGCGGACAGCTCCTCCAGGCAGATCACGCACTCGCCCTTCGAGTCGCTCAGTACATCCTCTGAAACACCATGACATTACATGTTTATAATACGAAATCTGAAAGGATCATCATGGCTGGATTttactcattttttttttgtttgtgtagttattaaagtaagtataaatagaaatgtgtcccgggattcaaacccgagaccttacTAGTACAGGTAATTGAAGAATAAGAAAGTGATCTTTGTGGCATATCGGTAATGTATATCGAACATAATTGTATTATGAACCAATTaccaaaaactttttttagGTAATCCCCGTTTTAGTGAACATGCATTAATCCTTTAACACTTAACTTGTCTACACaaccatatattttttacaaaaatttcaaCTGTAAATGACATTGTACAATGAAATTCAACACTAACAAAATCATACAGTTACAAATCTGACTGACAAAATAAACCATCTAGATTATATTCGTCGTATGCAAGCCCTGACGTAcacgacagacagacagacagacataattCCTTATTCCAGCACTACCGTACAAGCTGGCTTACTGCTACCTTACATAATGCAGCTCGGATCTTTCAGTTAATTACTACACCAACTGACAGTTTTCTACCGTTCctagttaaatatttactagAGAATGCTAACTGAAAGTTATATCTTGAAGTCTAGAAATTATTCTAGTGACAAATATTGTTGGATTTTAGTCATTTATCTATCCTCAGCTTTCTAAGAGTTCAACGTGTGTTTTTGAAAgctttactaacatacaaacgtaGGTCACAAAAAGTAACTTACTGTGGATTTTCCAAAATACCacgtggaaatcgaacctaacACAGCTACTGCTCAACAGAATTATAGCAAACCTATCAATTTTGCAGCTACCAATATTCTTCCCACTATCGTTGGAGAAGTAATTTTTATCGTTTACCAAACATCATCATACGTAGTTAGGACTAAAATCGGATAGATTAACATTTAAAccttacaatttaattttaaaatggaaagtTTCCTAGTTCATAGTTTAACCCTGACCTAGCTAAATGTCATGTTTAGTCGTACTAACGGATAATGACCACTTGTATACAATACATGCATGTTCTATGTACTACAGACACCGCTATGTATCAGCTACTAATCAAATTCAATCAACACGCTCCGGGCTTGTGTGTGTTCAATACTCTCTGTGCTgtgtatacaataatatattatacccCAACTTAAACAGACAGTGTAAGCACATTGTGATAGTAAACCGAACTTAGTGCCATAAATTAAAAGGCCCTAAACTGCTTGTAAGATATGATAAAATGTGTCTACaagaaaaatgtatgaaaaatatattagttccatgtgggaatcgaacccactgtAGTCTGCAATAGTAGCAAAGCAATGTTCTATTCTTTACTTTGCCACCACATCGAATAGAATTGTAGGTAAATTGTTAATTAGACTCAGTAGACCAAGTAGACGTCCCTATCATCAGtagtttaaaaagtttatcAGTATTTAAAGTGTTACTtatgttcagtagtttaaaaagACGATTATGATACAGTTAAATAGTTGTATTTAAGACTTAAATAGACCAAGTAGACCGAGTAGACGGTGTGTATACTAACCATTATAGGAGAGCCTGGGCCTGGTGAGGCACATGACGAGGTGGCACTCGATGTCGTCCGGCAGCACGAACTTGCTGCATACTGGACATTTTATACCTgcaacacaaacaaacatacatattaatatcttgtatgaaatacacacttgataatgtaactttaaaaattcaaaagaaTTTAAGTAAACGAAGGTATTCCAAATGTATGGTGATAAAATTTGAGAACTGTTTCATGAAAATGTATGATATTAGCTgctaaaatgataatttatatttatttggagATTTGTGTACAACAGTTATCTTGGCTGGTTTGGTTTGACAAATGTCTAGAGAAAGTCAAATAGTTATTTTCTATACTTAAATAGTTAGAGATGtcgtacatttttgtaaaatttaaagcAGAATAATGTGAAATTATAGTTAACGACAAGTCTATGCATTTAAGCAAGTCAAGAATAAACGGCAAATGAATCCACTACACGCTAACATTTCCCAAAGTTACAAGTCTGTCTATCAATTAATgtaccataaaatatatttttatatctttcaaatataaaacattgatgtTTAAAGTACTTTGAACCGTGAAAACTTAAAGGAATAGTAAATGAAAGAGCTGTGTCGATAAATACATAAGAGGCGGCATTTTCGCGGGACCTCTGATTAAATATGAAAggagttcgtgtaatattctGTTTGGCAACACTCTGTCAACTTGTTAGTGAAAATGTTGCCTGTATTTAAAGACATATTTAAAAAGCatgtaagtttttaatatgagtttatttTGGTAGGGATGAAGTTTATGGATTTGAGTTGACTAAGTATTTTCGATGGCAAGATTTTTTGTGACAAATAACAAGTGTAACAAAAGGTGAGTTTTCAATTGGTTTCGTAATTTTATGGCACGTTACAAATAGATAGTGGGCAATGTagaaacagtttattttaaaaattatgtcttAAATAAACTTAAGCACAATTACATgaaatatcaaacaataaaagtaaatttaaacaaacgaaacacatttttttcatagATATCTTTACACAATGGACTACCAATCTAAGACTACAAATTGCAAGTAAACCCGCATACAATAACTAGTAATAACAAGTACATaacaatatgtattaaaatgtttgtttagcgtatggttaatggtcaacctagtgtcaaagttgttcaagccgcccgagaggcctttgacatgacttaacgactgttatcttagtagactacagccgggaccgactttttacgtgccctccgaagcacggagacgcccagctcaaataccactatgtggtcacccatctatggaatgaccgcgccaacagttgcttaacccacagatcgtttaccgaccggtgagcgcaactggctatgggcgcctctgtattaaaataaaacggcAAGTAATGCGTCAATGATTCATATCATCAATTATACAGATAACTTATAGACACGCGATCATTGCACTGCCTACACCGATCGATTAACTAGCGCcctagtaataataaatacattaatattatatcgtTACTGCGAAACGATATAGTTTgattaaatggtttaaaattaattaatttgaaattattttagggattcattttgatgataaattgatttagtattaaactaattaattactacATTTGAAAAGCTATTAACATAACTTAAAACTTGAAGAATCTAAATGCGTTTTCACTTTGTGCaattttatattctaataaattCAGAACCTCTCGTAAGAAATTCAGAATGAAACCCCCTGATACACCCTTAACTTCAAGAGTTTAATTGCTTGTTATAACCgttaaaagaaaagaaaccaTCTTTATGGTAACTCTTTCAACACAAAGTAAATCTTGCATGATGCGTTAATCTATCTCAAATTGAGATGAAACCGGTGACCAGTAACAAGACAGCTACTGtttacaaatataaagaaatcacctgaggcgcccatagccagttgcgctcaccggtagataaacgatcagtgggtcattccatagatggttgaccgcatagtggtaattgcttcggagggcacgtaaaaagtcggtcacggttgttatctactaaaataacaatcgttaagccacgtcaaaggcctctgggacggcttgaacaattttgacactaggttgaccactaaccatacgacaaaacaaaaaaaaacctttatgtTTCGTAATAGTAGACAGACAAAAGGTATAATATCATAGGTTGTTATGACGAGAGTACGAGAGTCAATTACTTGGTGCGACGTAGCAGAAAGTCTGGCCAGCCTCGTGTGCCGGCCCACCAGACTGTGGGTAATGCAGCTCAAACACAACTGTTCGTACAGCTatgtatatttaactttatattatgtatgtatgtataaaatataggaGAGGTTGTGGagagtatatattattattatgtgtaatcTTATGACAATTGCCCTAAAAGGGAAGTGAAGACTAGACCTCTGAGTTAGATCTGCATAAGCTACCGCTCGAAACATTATGCAGTAAATAATATCCATAGTATTTGACGTTTAAAAAacgtatataaaattaaacaatgattTTAGGAGCTTCGAAAAAGATATACATTCCAATCTTCTAAAACATCGTTTTTCGTAAGGGtagtaaaataacatttgtggcataattattacacataagtattaatataaattaataattagaatattaattaacaataatgaaatacgtagaaataataataatgttagtgTTTTCGCAtcaatattgaattattattagttattaattacGTCCTCATGTTACCTCAAATAATACGGAAATATGAACATGACAGATATTTTGTATATGAACCAGTATTTACAATACTGGTGCAAGTTGCACATAATAATAAGCTAAcgaaacatacataaaactgATTTAATATGCAGTATTATGCAGATATGTGTCACACAGATATGTAATCAAAATCTagacacattattatttttaagtaatacttAATCAAAAATAGCACAGTAGTGTATTTGAGTTGAGTTTCATACAAGTTATAGTTGCTAGGATACACGAAAACGCATTTTAAACCTACAAAGCTTACTCGTTCGTACTGTTAAAttgttttcacaaaaaaatattcaactatGTTTGCTCTAACTTCGAAACCAGTCTTACAATTTCGAACCATCTACTCACAATTAAATACTAACTATTCTAACTTACTATCTATGTACAGAGATAGTTAACAAGCAACTAGCTACAACAGTTAGTAGTTTAGTGTACACAAGTCGTTAGTCTTGCAGCTCACGTAGAGCCGAGAGTGACGGAGTGTCGGACACCGTCCATTGTGCTTACTACGGCATGTTATAGCGTTACTAGCTCGTGTGTACCGATGATTATTGACCACCTATTGTTAAGTAGCGGCTGTTGACTGATATTGAAGTGTTTAGTGCAGTTATAGAGGTTTCAAAAGTCCCTAATCCGCACCTAGCTAGCTTGGACTCAAAGCATAACTCCTCCatcgttcgggagaagaccctagCATTGCAGTTGGACAGGCATGTGTTAAAAAACAGGTTTGAGAAGGTTTTGATTATAAAGCCATTTAAAGGTAGGT contains:
- the LOC142978454 gene encoding E3 ubiquitin-protein ligase ZNRF2 isoform X2, giving the protein MYRRRYRTTLGLGLGSSFSSTFSTTLSFRTTTTTTSATDSVRSDARATAAKLKSKYENAGTAQGIKCPVCSKFVLPDDIECHLVMCLTRPRLSYNEDVLSDSKGECVICLEELSAGDTIARLPCLCIYHKGCIDQWFEVNRSCPEHPGD